One window from the genome of Scatophagus argus isolate fScaArg1 chromosome 13, fScaArg1.pri, whole genome shotgun sequence encodes:
- the pter gene encoding phosphotriesterase-related protein produces the protein MSELSGKVQTVLGLVDPDQLGRTMTHEHLTMSFECCYFPPPSGDEVVAENPFHMQHMHWLRQNPYSSRENLLLQQETVAVRDELLAYKKAGGGTIVENTTTGIDRDLPTLRQMARDTGVHIVAGAGYYVDCTHTEATKRMSVEKLTDIIVSEVLHGADGTDIRCGVIGEIGTGWPITDSEKKVLRATAHAQAQLGCPVIIHPGRNPAAPAEVVRILQEAGGDISKTVMSHLDRTIFDEGELLEFAKLGSYLEYDLFGTEMLNYPYNLEVDMPSDSQRVKTLAFLVKEGYEDRIVVAHDIHTKNRLTKYGGHGYSHILRNIVPKMLMRGISQHQVDKILIDNPKRWLTFK, from the exons ATGTCAGAGCTGAGTGGGAAGGTCCAGACAGTCCTGGGTCTGGTGGATCCGGACCAGCTGGGCCGCACCATGACCCACGAGCATCTGACCATGAGCTTTGAGTGCTGCTACTTCCCTCCTCCTTCAGGCGACGAGGTGGTGGCGGAGAACCCGTTCCACATGCAGCACATGCACTGGCTGAGACAGAACCCCTACAGCTCCCGCGagaacctgctgctgcagcaagAGACCGTGGCTGTACGGGACGAGCTGTTGGCCTACAAGAAGGCCGGCGGGGGCACCATAGTGGAGAACACCACCACGGGCATTGACCGAGACCTTCCCACCCTCAGGCAGATGGCCAGGGACACCGGGGTCCACATCGTCGCAGGAGCAGGGTACTATGTGGACTGCACCCACACGGAGGCCACCAAGAGAATGAGTGTGGAGAAG CTCACAGACATCATTGTCAGCGAGGTGCTTCACGGTGCCGACGGCACAGACATCCGCTGTGGCGTCATTGGAGAGATCGGCACCGGCTGGCCCATCACAGACAGTGAGAAGAAGGTACTGAGGGCCACAGCTCACGCTCAGGCCCAGCTCGGCTGCCCCGTCATCATCCATCCCGGGAGGAACCCTGCAGCTCCGGCTGAAGTCGTGCGGATCCTTCAGGAAGCCGGAGGTGACATCAGCAAAACTGTCATGTCACACCTGGACAG GACCATATTTGATGAAGGTGAACTGCTTGAGTTTGCAAAGCTGGGGAGCTACCTGGAATATGATCTGTTTGGCACAGAGATGCTGAACTACCCGTATAACCTGGAGGTGGACATGCCCAGTGACAGCCAGAGAGTGAAGAC CTTGGCGTTCCTCGTAAAGGAGGGCTACGAGGACAGGATAGTGGTCGCACACGACATCCACACCAAGAACCGTCTCACTAAGTACGGCGGCCACGGCTACTCTCACATCCTGAGGAACATTGTGCCGAAGATGCTGATGAGGGGCATCTCGCAACACCAGGTGGATAAGATCCTCATCGACAACCCAAAACGCTGGCTGACcttcaaataa
- the LOC124069706 gene encoding phosphotriesterase-related protein-like — MSELSGKVQTVLGLVDPDQLGRTMTHEHLTASAECCYFPPPSGNEAVAENPFHMQHMHWLRQNPYSSRENLLLQQETVAVRDELLAYKKAGGGTIVENTTTGIDRDLPTLRQMARDTGVHIVAGAGYYVDCTHTEATKRMSVEKLTDIIVSEVLHGADGTDIRCGVIGEIGTGWPITDSEKKVLRATAHAQAQLGCPVIIHPGRSPAAPAEVVRILQEAGGDISKTVMSHLDRTIFDEGELLEFAKLGSYLEYDLFGTEMLNYLFHLEVDMPSDSQRVKTLAFLVKEGYEDRIVVAHDIHTKNRLTKYGGHGYSHILRNIVPKMLMRGISQHQVDKILIDNPKRWLTFK; from the exons ATGTCAGAGCTGAGTGGGAAGGTCCAGACAGTCCTGGGTCTGGTGGATCCGGACCAGCTGGGCCGCACCATGACCCACGAGCATCTGACTGCGAGCGCTGAGTGCTGCTACTTCCCTCCTCCTTCAGGCAACGAGGCGGTGGCGGAGAACCCGTTCCACATGCAGCACATGCACTGGCTGAGACAGAACCCCTACAGCTCCCGCGagaacctgctgctgcagcaagAGACCGTGGCTGTACGGGACGAGCTGTTGGCCTACAAGAAGGCCGGCGGGGGCACCATAGTGGAGAACACCACCACGGGCATTGACCGAGACCTTCCCACCCTCAGGCAGATGGCCAGGGACACCGGGGTCCACATCGTCGCAGGAGCAGGGTACTATGTGGACTGCACCCACACGGAGGCCACCAAGAGAATGAGTGTGGAGAAG CTCACAGACATCATTGTCAGCGAGGTGCTTCACGGTGCCGATGGCACAGACATCCGCTGTGGCGTCATTGGAGAGATCGGCACCGGCTGGCCCATCACAGACAGTGAGAAGAAGGTACTGAGGGCCACAGCTCACGCTCAGGCCCAGCTCGGCTGCCCCGTCATCATCCATCCTGGGAGGAGCCCTGCAGCTCCGGCTGAAGTCGTGCGGATCCTTCAGGAAGCCGGAGGTGACATCAGCAAAACTGTCATGTCACACCTGGACAG GACCATATTTGATGAAGGTGAACTACTTGAGTTTGCAAAGCTGGGGAGCTACCTGGAATATGATCTGTTTGGCACAGAGATGCTGAACTACCTGTTTCACCTGGAGGTGGACATGCCCAGTGACAGCCAGAGAGTGAAGAC CTTGGCGTTCCTCGTAAAGGAGGGCTACGAGGACAGGATAGTGGTCGCACACGACATCCACACCAAGAACCGTCTCACTAAGTACGGCGGCCACGGCTACTCTCACATCCTGAGGAACATTGTGCCGAAGATGCTGATGAGGGGCATCTCGCAACACCAGGTGGATAAGATCCTCATCGACAACCCAAAACGCTGGCTGACcttcaaataa